The Amphiura filiformis chromosome 8, Afil_fr2py, whole genome shotgun sequence genomic sequence acagttgccttgatgcccttttgaaatattacaaattgccgtgctgccttgccttttcagtgaaaatccacggcaattatcaacttgccctaaaaaagttgccgtgccccttaaaatccttaattcgagggctggtgtaTGTGTTAaatataggtatgccaggtgaattcaaatttgccataaagctgcatcattttatatatcaaattaaagcccgcgagtaaagaaagccaaaactgaaaacctttttgtcttctacactttccgtagcaaagttacattttgtcaaagattgactttcatcaaaaagattcagctaacaaaacagcatttcggtggtgtttctacatcttagtctcatgataatagcagcttttctatgtggaactgctatcaaaatccctctaaaattccatgtgcgagtgtctcatcaccataaaaaaatcatatatttgggtcaagtgaagtatagacaacatatttatgtaggtttccttgacctacctgttcttttaaatttgtaaaatgtaaatacgtattgtgttctaggcgaatttggctgactagcaaatgtgttaattaaggtttgcctggcatacctagttTATATGcatttaatgtgcattcacataagAATGAGCATAAGCCTAAATACCGCAAGGACTCACCCTGcggtgcatataggctccttcgcCATGAAATAGAAATCACGCCCAGACAGAAAGCCCCCCCacgaaaatcccaacaagaattgagGGTCTGTGCCCTCAACTGCTGGTGGGACCTCCATGGGAGGACACTCTCAACCCGCACCCAAAATTCTGATTGGCAAGGAAGCCCATATGCATCACTGGGGGTAACCTTACAGTAGGTAAAGAGGGAAAATGAAGACAAAATATACAAACTTTTATGAAAAAAGCAaaattttatacatattatatgtGCCAAACCATTTCCTTTGTATTTTCTATTGTTTAGCATTATTGTTACAGTTAGCATTAGACCAGTTTAGTTCATGGGTTAGGGATAGGCATcagcattagggttaggattgagaGTGGCATAACCAGTGGGAGCAGGATTAATATTAGAACTAGTTGCTAGGATTGTACATGTATGGTACTTGTAAACAAGTCAATACCATAGCTAgtttttgaaccagggacctcatgAGGTGAGAATTCTAACCACTGATCATACCCcctttattattataatgttttCTCTTTCACATTTTGTCAGAAATACAGGTGCTTCTTATATTCTAAATTATGGATAAGACATCCAAGCAACATTCTGTGTGAGTGAGGGGACTTGGCTAGAAAGTGACTTAGACAGAGCCCGCAGAGGTGAACTGACACATTTTTTAATTGCGAGCTCTCTTGCCACTGGCAATGGATGAACTAAAGGCTAAAGTTCTCCAGAAGGTCAAAGGAGATGTACTGGCAGCTGATATAGTTTGGAGTCTGTTTCATTCTGCATTGCAAAGTTATCGTCATGACAGTGTTTTGAGACCATTCCCAGCAGACTACAGTGAGGGTGAGGGAGAAAAAGACTTCAAAGCACTGGTAAGATTATGTGACCTAttcccacgaaatgagcgtaaagtcgcaagttggcagTTTCGAGACCTTCCAATTGTTAAGTTGATGTtattgtttgaagacacctgtgtAGTCAGTGGTAcgttgtatgtcctttgtgaatgtggACATAATATACTGTACtctgtatttaattatgttcccattcacaaaggatatgtacgagggggtatccaaaagtttttgacatcacccagaaggaaacgagctatatcgatgaaattttgtcagtgtaatcactggtccttatgtacattatggtccaaaaaatggtctcataaggggccgtccataattttcgccattttcacttacgcacAAAGCGTgacgtaactttttaccccctccctccctcgaaaGTTAcgcacaaataaaatggcgaaggatttccacGAGTAAGCCTACTACTAaatatagcaaaattgagatgttgggttGTGGCgcgattaggtttagggttatgttAGTATTCCAAGAGGACAGTTGGTTCTAGATTAATGCTGTTACagataagttgagaaatgctGAAATAAACTTTTTAaactatgtacatgtatgttcatGAAAACGAGAGCcgtcaataaattaaaatatagcttaaaatgcagcccgaatctaaactaaatgacGTACCCCCAAAATCTGCTGATCATCCAATACTCTCTTTTCCACAAAGAACCCTCGAGATCACATCATATATGGGGGGGAAGGGGTCATCCCTTTGGCATGTTTGtgtatgttcttgcaattaaactATGGGTTTCATATCTTGAGCCTTTGAGTCTTGAGACTTGAGCCTTTGCTGCCATTGATACCAGTGgagaaagaaaatattttaatgcattttgggatgaaataaatgtaaaataggaccactGTGCATACTAGACTCAAAATTAATGagaaaatcattgtttgcatgttatagaaattgttaaaacgaattTAGTTAAAACAATTTCAGGTCAATTGGTTATATCTTAGGAATACAATATTGGAAAATACCGttaatttttcactttcatttttttattgctgaaacaaatcgccatttttcttacgtacacatgcccaggatttttaccccctccctcccccttaCGTAcactttgtacgtaagtgaaaatggcccCGAagaatgtttactttctttacaggtggcgctagatgggcagtaggtgcataacctgcaagatggtgaaaattgaggcatgcagcatgcatttgaagggttaggcctacaatgctcagaaaatctatgatgaaatgaaagctatctacggtgatgattgcccatcatatggcactgttgctttttggaaaaaaaatccaaactggtcacatgtccctcacagatgagtcAAGAAGTGGATGTCCATCactttacggatgatgcggccacagtaaaaaaaactcaagaaagtggaggatcttatcatgaaatggatatcgcctactgcccatctagcgccacctgtaaagaaagtaaacatacttatgagaccaattttggaccataatgtacataaggaccagtgattacactgacaaatttcatcgatatagctctttcacttctgggtgatgtcaaaaacttttggatatccCCTCGTATACATGTACCACTGCCAATTAATTGAgtgcaacatgatatgaacagGTAACAAATTTGTCAAGTTGAAAATTTACCAATTTGTTCTGAGGATGTTCTGTGGATATTGCCCACAGCTAGCGATTTACTGTGGCACCAAGTGATCAGATCAGAATTAAGTGCGCACCTTGACAAGTGTGTTGCGTGTTGATGAGACCGCTGTTGTCTGTGACTCTACCAAAATCAACACAATCAGAAACTGAGTAACTGACAAATAGGCAAGGCATCAGCAGTCAATCAAACAGGGTGGATGTAACACTGTTAACCCATTCATGATAGACAGGCCattgtaaaatatgaaataaaagcaTTAACTTGAATAGACTCTTAACAGAAATCTAATTCACAGAGTAAATGCATGTAAGCAATGATACCACAGTATTTTGACgccaaatattgaaatattggcgatcctgacttttagaccacccgcgctatatagggcccaaatattactatttcatcaaggtttaatattctaacaagcttaaactaaaagtttcatctaaggagtcaagctttaaactattaagcaaaaatatccaacaagctaaaactatttttacccgttttttaacaagctaaaaccaatttttgaaaagaagcttaaaacatcaattttttcattgtaaaaatcatctaaaaaatctttaaaaatacaatgacctacctaatattactaatctatgtttccgatgatatccaagaagctaaaacaTTGTGAAAtagggcagggctttgagtaatgagggaaattacgggtaAAATACATCATGTTTtttgagaaattcgccatcttgaataaatgcagaattgcgtcacgcagtaaaacgatgtcaaacgcgcttgaaaatgcatgatacgctagcgtaaattaccgtcaaaaccagcatacatcaagcgcttgtgctacgtGAAAACTTCGGagtggcatcaccggttttgttaccagctctttacgtcaaaaatagctataaaaacgtgaattttggaacaaaataaagcttgttcgatggaataaaaggtatgtttgtacagttgaaaacatgtttaaccttgttgcgaaagtttactatgacaaatttgcaatttgtaccttatatagctcgggtggtctaaaagtcaggatcgccgaaATATTAGTGGGTATCGGCCTTTGGTAAACCCAGGTAAAACCTGTTTTATTTACATGTAACGCTACaatctattgtctgtccaattaaatTAGACACCTAGTTTTTGTTACTTCTTTGAAACATtatacactttcaaagaaagtcatgaaagaaaagtgttaacattcgctgagacctaacgggatttttgtgtttccaaagaaTTGAGtaagagtttaccagaaattctattgaaattggaaggtttttgctcaacactttaaaaataatccagtagaagttgggtaccattattttggaaggtctcattatacagatttgtaggtatggtgattttggatagtgaatggatgaatagtaaattaattatactcctcaccaaaaacattttataaaaatggaaaatataattcaggtcataaaatgcagacagtgtttctaattggcatatatttattcttagtgtattaacttggtgatcccagctgtccctcaaccaattacgaGCAATTACAAGCTTTTGGCTTGgcacaattctaagaaaatacaaattgtatgccatatgaatgttctgatgttattggtgaggagtataattcacaatacactccagacgcatagtaacttgccctattatttgttataatgcaccaactgtgacatcttttgagttatagaggttgtgcatgaaattattgattggctcctaacaaaggatttgaaccggtgtccttcaccgaaatcatggcacagtgtagttcattcaatcaaatattgtcatcaacctttttgatcgtagtgtatttgttatgcgtgtgacgacctctcgtggtagattgcaaacatgcttttgttgaatgcatttgagtagaccgccattattgtgaattagtaaaaggatcaaagaaaaaagggtgtaatcactgatcaatatgcatgattacaatgttcaaacaccccttactgtaaatagattatcccatcaaaagtttcaagtcattaggaatattcggctggacccagatatcttgctgtaaattggtaaaaattgaataaaagtagacaaggaagaatatttttttatcgctttactaataatttctgttaggtctgaccgtgtttagcaacttttctttcatgactttttgccaaagtgaaaactttttgaaatatatcctaaaaaccgggtgtctaagttatttggacagacaatagagtTAGCAGTGCCGTAAAAGTATGTAATATTTATTCATACAATGTATACCTGTATCTTCAATGGCAGTGGCCATTCTGTGATTTCTGTTTCTATGGTCCTCCCAGATGGGAATGGGTGGAAAAACCAAGAAATTAAGAGATGAACAAAGAATAACAATAAACAACCACTAAtatattttgtgcttattttgttTAGACTGCTGTATCAGAGGAGATTCCCAACTTGAAGATGTTGATCAAAACCAGTAGCAGCACAAACAACAAGACATTGAGTGAGCAGGCATGGAAGCTTCTTAGTTGGGCTGTAGAAGATAAATCTTTCACAATCAAATCTCTAGATAAGAACAGGGTAAGTGTGTTGCCAAATCAAATTGGTTTGTTATGATCAAGACAGAATTAATAAGACTATTTTAGGTTTCATCCGAACTTGTCGATCAAATGGTTTGTTTATGATTTGTCGCAATGATTGAAGTTTCAGAATTCTGAATGCAGCAGATCACATTGTGCGCTATAGTAATTTTCTTAACTTTCAAACATGCAattgcaaaccatctcaaaagttaggtctgaACTGAACTTAAAGActccatgtcaacaatgcctagaataGATGCTTTTTGCCTTGCCATTCTCTGCGATTCCTTTCTCATgcaggcaccagatgaatcaaccttccatTTATatgctactaaccaatcacaggctgtggggagttgattgtcagacacaaactagtattttttaatttggttcCAATTATAAATTGTTTCACATAGCACAAGTGTTATGTTTGTTTGGTTGTCAAGTGATTATTTCCTCCAGAAATGCTATATTGTCTTGTGCAATGCAACATGCGACAATAATACATGAGCAAGACTTTCAAAGTCCCATAGTATGCTAAATTTAAATCAAGGCCATATCCACACGTatgatatgaataatgaaaagTGTGTTTTGCTGCCCTGCCCATTGTGTTGTGCACTTAAGCAGGGCACTTTACCTCATttacctctctctacccaggggtgaaatggggatctgttatgaataatgtccattgagcgctgctcacaagtatgagcatgccttgggtatTTTATGgcattctaatgacagcggaataaatgtaaagtgctttgatacatgtgaaaggcactGTATAAACATTTATTTACAAAGCATGTTTGAGACAACTACAAacatagctatacatgtataCGAGTTCAAAGCACAATTTAAAACCAATTTTGAACGGTATTAACCATAGCTGTGTTCAATTTGAAGCAGGATTCTTCCATGATGGGCATGGGGAAATAAAGGATCAAATATCAATAGAATGATTTTGATTTACAGACAGTGGTTAAGATATTCAATAGTGTGTGAACAAGTTTCTCCATTGTAGCACATTGGATAATTTTACACCACAGATGGTATAGAAGAAGAAGGACTGGCATCTCCTTGTATCGTAATTGTTACATCACACATGACACacccaacgagccaagtcatggtcaggatttggtcggcctttactgggtccccgcagcaacaaactggtgttgtgactgcccaattgggtggattaaagccgcttaaaattcaatgttagattcttttgtgttgtaaactgtcattattcttttgtctacatgtaacacaggtgatagaatgcagtttaaaataccctccaagaccgcatcatttcacattttaggtgagatggagccgacggggacccagctgtggctgccattgaggtgtaggaatgtgtgaaattggattcgtctataatgtgatcttcatgtttttatttattcagtTTGACAGAATTCAAGAGTTGACAGGACAATCTAGCTATAAAGTGAAACCTACTCATGTGTTTGAAGTCCAATACCAATCAGCAGCTAACAATAGGTTTGATCAACTGTCTCAAGATAAAGATATCATGTATGCTTATCATGGCAGTAGACTTGAAAACTTCCATTCTATACTACATAATGGTTTACACTCACATATGAGTAAGGtaagtacagtaagccaaaaaattaaggtaccagttatgtttacctccgtatatcctaaacaaagacagatatgtcataattggaaccagcagccaatagctccatcttttagctcgaatttaagacctcatttgttgaaattgttcaagaaataaagacacagcaATCCAAAAACCCATGGAAGGTGCcactttaaaagttgcagtttcttccattgcatgcgctattgatttgtacacaaaccgttcgcgaacaagggaactagcgccgcgcttgcattgattagcacgttaaaactagcgccatggtttcattgattagaacacaaaagtgcaacttttgatttcgtctctttaataggttttagatcaccgtttctttaattctcaaccaatttcaacaaataaggtcttgaattagagctaaagagttcaggtattagctgcttgttttaattttgacatatttgtctttatttaggatatacaggggtgaacacaactggtatcttaattttttggcttactgtatagtgtTAAAGTGGTTGATAACTATGAAATAAAATTACTGACAAAAACACTAAAATCtgaaatgaacactaaaataagtAACACTGTAAAATCATAGCAACTGGAATACCACTGAAAAATGTGATCATTTCAGTGTGATTTGTGAGTTTCAGTGTGATCAgtggaatgacctttgacattaattACACTGAAACTCACTAGTCACACTGAAATGATCAAATTTTCAGTGGTGTTTCAGTGTTAATTTCTGTGATTATTACAGTGTTACTCCTTCAGTATTTGTTTCTGATTTTAGTGGctttttcagtgattttattttataatatgttGTTATAGTTGCAATTTTGATTAAATATGAGAACAAATTTGCAGTGATGTAT encodes the following:
- the LOC140158899 gene encoding protein mono-ADP-ribosyltransferase PARP16-like, translating into MDELKAKVLQKVKGDVLAADIVWSLFHSALQSYRHDSVLRPFPADYSEGEGEKDFKALTAVSEEIPNLKMLIKTSSSTNNKTLSEQAWKLLSWAVEDKSFTIKSLDKNRFDRIQELTGQSSYKVKPTHVFEVQYQSAANNRFDQLSQDKDIMYAYHGSRLENFHSILHNGLHSHMSKKPLFGEGTYLSSDLSVSMPYSPIGKAWDHSLMGGKLSCVAVCELIDHPDVKCSTKAKGESTGSQAPDSLGGDVPEKYYVVTNNEVVRVKYLLIFADNLSRKRSTQQRSKVMTFICSHLFALGILGYLLVLLFIGLLKSRIFQSFYRKYMGYS